CATAGCTCTTGCCAAAATAGTTATAGGAAGCTTTCTAGTTTTGTCAATTCTAACATATATAACATCGTTAGAGTCAGTTTCGTATTCAAGCCAAGCACCTCTATTAGGTATTACAGTAGAAGCATACAGTTTCTTACCTGTCTTATCTACTGAATAACTATAATAAACTCCTGGTGACCTCACCAGCTGGCTTACTATGACTCTTTCTGCTCCATTAATAACAAAAGTACCCTGCTCGGTCATAAGTGGGAAGTCTCCCATAAAAACTTCCTGCTCTTTAACTTCACCAGTTTCTTTGTTTAAAAGCCTAACTTTCACTTTTAATGGTGCTGCATATGTTGCATCTCTTTCTTTGCACTCTTCTACACTGTACTTGATATTGTCTAAATCAAGCTTATAACCTACAAATTCGAGTACAAGATTTCCAGTGTAGTCTGTAATCGGGTTAATGTCATCAAAAACCTCTTGTAGTCCTTCATCTAAGAACCACTGATAGGAGTCTAGCTGAACCTCGATTAGATTTGGCATATCTGCTACTTCTTTAAGTTTGGAAAAACTCATTCTTGTTCTTTTTCCAACTTGGACAGGATGTACCATGGATTATCACCCCTTGCTTAAAGTAAAAATAACCAAAAGCACATAAAATCTCCTAGGACTTTGTGCATTTGGAAACGCTCTTATCATTCATCGTATTAGTATAACCATTTATGTCAAAATAATTCATAAAATGAATAAAGTGCTAATAAATATTAGTATTGCTATTTTATGAATTATAATCAATGCAATTAATTATGTTACCATAACTAGAACCCTATGTCAACATGTATATTTAAAAAAGAGGCACTTTATAGAAAAGTGCCTCTTTCTAACAAGTAATTTAATTACTTTATTTCTACAGTTGCTCCAACTTCAGCAAGCTTAGCCTTCATAGCTTCAGCATCGTCCTTGCTTACGCCTTCTTTTAATGTCTTAGGAGCTCCGTCAACTACTTCCTTAGCTTCTTTTAAGCCAAGACCAGTTAACTCTCTAACTACTTTTATAACTTTAATCTTTTCAGCACCAGCGCTAGCTAATACTACGTCAAACTCAGTCTTTTCTTCAGCAGCTGGAGCAGCAGCAGCACCGCCTGCAACAGCTACAGGAGCAGCAGCGCTAACTCCGAATTCTTCTTCACATGCCTTTACTAACTCGTTTAATTCTAAAACAGTCATATTCTTTATAGCTTGAATAATTTCTTCTCTTGTCATTTTAAGAGCACCTCCAAAATTTTTAATTTTATTTACTATTCAGCTGAACTTTGCTTTTCAGCGATTGCATTTAATAAGTATGCAAGATTTGATAATGGAGCCTTGAAGCTTCCAAGTAATTGAGCAATAAGAACTTCTCTTGATGGAATAGTTGCAAGTTTAGCAATGCCTGCAGCATCATAAACTGTACCTTCAACTACACCTGCCTTAAGCTCTAACTTCTTATGTCCTTTAGCGAAGTCATTAAGTATTCTTGCTGGAGCTGTAGCATCCTCATATCCAAAAGCTACTGATACAGGACCTTCTAGATGACTTACTAAACCTTCTAATCCAAGTTCTCTTGCGGCTAGAGTTGTTAAAGTGTTTTTGTAAACTTTATACTCTACTCCTGCTTCTCTAAGTTTCTTTCTTAACTCTGTATCTTCTTCAACAGTTAAGCCCTGGTATTTTGCAAATACTATTCCTTGAGCCTTTTCCATTTTTTCTCTTATCTCAAGAACTTTAGCCTTTTTAACATCTAAATTGTTACCCACTGTGTGTCCACCTCCTCACAGTCTAGAACTGCTTTATAAAATTAAAAGTCCCTCCGCAGACGTGGAGAGACCAACAAAATTCTATATTGGAACCCTCGGTAGGTTGGGAAGTCCCTTTATGCTACTGCACCTACTGTCTACGGAATGTTTACATATTTAATTCTTACAACGAGTGATATTATATCAAAGTTATAAGCTTA
The genomic region above belongs to Clostridium swellfunianum and contains:
- the rplJ gene encoding 50S ribosomal protein L10, with protein sequence MGNNLDVKKAKVLEIREKMEKAQGIVFAKYQGLTVEEDTELRKKLREAGVEYKVYKNTLTTLAARELGLEGLVSHLEGPVSVAFGYEDATAPARILNDFAKGHKKLELKAGVVEGTVYDAAGIAKLATIPSREVLIAQLLGSFKAPLSNLAYLLNAIAEKQSSAE
- the rplL gene encoding 50S ribosomal protein L7/L12, which encodes MTREEIIQAIKNMTVLELNELVKACEEEFGVSAAAPVAVAGGAAAAPAAEEKTEFDVVLASAGAEKIKVIKVVRELTGLGLKEAKEVVDGAPKTLKEGVSKDDAEAMKAKLAEVGATVEIK